The Tepidibacter aestuarii genome contains a region encoding:
- a CDS encoding biotin transporter BioY, with the protein MNNKLKINDIVYASLFAALTSVLGYITIPLPFSPVPITGQTLGVMLAGCILNPIQAFLSMLTFVLLGVAGAPVFSGGRAGFNIIAGPSGGYIIGFIIGAVVISYLKGKNPTTLKMTLATIFGGIIVIYIIGGLWLNHVTQMGLYKAVIAGAIPFIPGDLLKIFIAVSIGKRVSKAINHKASV; encoded by the coding sequence ATGAATAATAAATTAAAGATCAATGACATCGTGTACGCATCTCTGTTTGCAGCCCTTACTAGTGTTCTTGGATATATAACAATACCGCTTCCATTTAGCCCAGTTCCAATAACTGGTCAAACTCTTGGAGTTATGCTTGCAGGATGTATATTAAATCCTATCCAAGCATTTTTGAGTATGCTAACATTCGTTCTTTTAGGTGTAGCCGGTGCACCTGTGTTTTCTGGAGGTAGAGCAGGATTTAACATTATAGCTGGTCCTAGCGGAGGATATATCATAGGTTTTATAATAGGAGCAGTAGTAATAAGCTATTTAAAAGGTAAAAATCCAACTACTCTTAAAATGACTTTAGCAACAATATTTGGCGGAATTATAGTGATATATATTATAGGTGGATTATGGCTTAATCATGTTACTCAAATGGGCTTATATAAAGCTGTTATAGCTGGTGCTATTCCTTTTATACCAGGAGATCTTTTAAAAATCTTTATTGCAGTTTCCATAGGCAAAAGAGTATCTAAAGCTATTAATCACAAGGCATCCGTATAA
- a CDS encoding thiolase family protein, which yields MVYIIGGLRSPIGKTNGAFKNILPEDIVAQLLNNILKKYNLQKESIHELILGNCVGPGGNIARLSLLKAGFPYSSVGTTIDFQCGSSLKAINLGASLVMSGQRDLIIVGGVESTSLEPKKQYNKKDPRYINSDIFYKRAQFSPFEIGDPDMIKGAENVSTLKNISKDEMDKWALKSHKRALYARDNNLLNDIISPIDINDRAIDYDQGIKNTINERLLKKVKPIYEGGNLTAGNSCLTHDGAALILLASENAVDKYNLNPIAEFISESNVGVDPNLSPLGPIASINSLLKKENLSIDDIDLFEINEAFAVKAIACMRELNIPENKLNILGGALAYGHPYGASGAIIMLHLIKALQITNKKLGIASLGVAGGLGISTLIKRC from the coding sequence ATGGTATATATTATAGGAGGACTTAGAAGCCCTATTGGTAAAACCAATGGGGCTTTTAAAAATATACTTCCAGAGGATATTGTTGCTCAGCTTTTAAATAACATTTTAAAAAAATATAATTTACAAAAAGAATCTATCCATGAATTAATATTAGGGAATTGCGTAGGTCCAGGTGGAAATATAGCTAGATTGTCTTTATTAAAAGCTGGATTTCCATACTCAAGCGTTGGTACTACAATAGACTTTCAATGTGGATCTTCTCTTAAAGCTATTAACCTAGGTGCCTCTCTTGTAATGTCAGGCCAAAGGGATTTAATTATAGTTGGAGGAGTTGAAAGTACATCTTTAGAACCAAAAAAACAATACAATAAAAAAGACCCTCGCTATATAAACTCAGATATTTTTTATAAAAGAGCTCAGTTTTCTCCATTTGAAATAGGAGATCCTGATATGATTAAAGGTGCAGAGAATGTTTCTACACTAAAGAATATCTCTAAAGATGAAATGGATAAATGGGCCCTAAAAAGCCATAAAAGAGCTTTATATGCAAGAGATAATAATCTATTAAATGATATAATATCACCTATTGATATAAACGATAGAGCAATAGATTATGATCAAGGAATAAAAAACACTATAAATGAAAGACTTTTAAAAAAGGTAAAGCCTATATATGAAGGTGGAAATTTAACAGCGGGAAATTCATGTCTTACCCACGATGGAGCTGCTTTAATACTTCTTGCAAGCGAAAATGCTGTAGATAAATACAATTTAAATCCCATAGCAGAGTTTATAAGTGAATCTAATGTAGGAGTTGATCCCAACTTATCACCGCTTGGCCCAATAGCATCAATTAACTCTTTACTAAAAAAAGAAAATCTAAGTATAGATGATATAGATTTATTCGAGATAAATGAAGCCTTTGCAGTAAAAGCTATAGCTTGTATGAGAGAACTTAATATACCTGAAAACAAATTAAATATATTAGGAGGAGCCCTTGCATATGGACATCCTTACGGAGCCTCTGGTGCTATAATAATGCTTCACCTTATAAAAGCACTCCAAATAACTAATAAAAAGCTCGGTATAGCAAGTCTTGGAGTCGCAGGAGGTCTTGGAATATCTACTTTAATAAAGAGGTGTTAA